The Dermacentor silvarum isolate Dsil-2018 chromosome 11, BIME_Dsil_1.4, whole genome shotgun sequence region TGCACAGAGTTCATATCAAACAGAATTTGAATGAACTTCAAGGTACCTCGAGGAACTGTTTGCTAAACTGAAAATTCAATAAAGTGAAAGGTAAATAAACGAACCTGTTCTGCTATCGGCATGTGCATTTTAaggcgatagtgttaagggccctgTGACACacaaaatccggtgtcggcggtgTAGTCCGTTAGAGAaatatcatcccgaaccacgcaggcccgcTGCGTAGCGCATGGGCGTTACtcaactaattgaatttctcagtcaaatgtgtcagaaaattcgtaaagtacgacttacacacaacctacataCATGATAGTGTCGAATTGtagtttgaatatacgagaaaacatgattCTGTTACGGGGGGCATAAACTCatacacaaacctcttttccagctgcTGTTTGAGGTTTGACTTAGTGGCTGCTAGGGCATAAAGTGCCAGAGCACGCACTCGCTCTTGAGACACGTGTGATGGATTCCTGTCAATGACGccatcacgttccactcttagcCCTTTAATGACAAGATATATAAGAACCCagaaaaaaatgtaaattttcaATCTAAATCTGCAAAACACATCCAAGAATAAGtataatcaacaaaaagaaaaaatattctgtgaaaattttttcagcaatagggggagAAGTCCAGGTAGGAAATTGAAAgagggcttcaccccaagccacctaaggcttcgtttttaatttgtatagacagctctcatcatatgtgaaccatagatgtacacccgtgagcaaaagtatacggaccacagggtcgcctgaaaaaactgaatttcttcgtaattcacatgcataaactgaaatttacaactacactggaaagttcgcactaccaagtttggactgcagtcctcgaTTTCAAGTTGCactcgcaggcagttgaaaaaatcggcttgtgtcgcgcaatccctggtccgtacaCTTTTGCTTACGGGTGTACATTTCTTTGGCTTTACATCACACGTGTGACACCACCGCAGTtggatatcttgcatcggcctgtctcctctgacattgctttcaaaagacagtgagtggcgtgccaaacttcttcctcgtcctggttcctgctctaaaccaacaaatgacacttgctgcctgtcattcagtgttggccgaagacatttagccggAAACTTTGTACTGAATACTGAAACTCTGCAAGaaaatgttaattttttttttggtatgttGCCTGTGGGGAACACTCATCAATAAAgggttaaaggcgaagcttaagctttcTCCAACTTTTATAATTGTTCATTGCACTGAGAAGGTTGTTCAAGGGACATTTAATCAAGTGGTATTTCAGTGTGTTTCTATCCATTTAAAACAGGCCCCACATTCACAAATATTTTCTCATGTAAGAATGTTTCTTAGTTTGCTGGCATTTGGGTGCATGCCACTCAGGCTAGCATTTGCTGTGGTAACGAAACAATCACTGAATCAACAACAAATCATAGACAGTATTTGCATAATGGCAGTTTTGAGAATGCAGATCCAGTTTCGTTATTTATTCTCCTCCTTTTGCGACGACAAAGTGATTGCTGGCATGTGAAATGAAGTATTTTTTTATTACACTACAGTGCAGGAAGTTTTATACCATGTTCTAGGCCGTAGGGCCACCTTTAGAATAATAAATGCAACATTCATTCACTCATGCTATGTTCATTGTAAGACATGAAGAGTAATAAAAAAGCTGCTGTAGATAGATCAGCTAGGTTTTAATCATCTCGGACCAGACCAAGTTTTAAATAAATCAAAGACTTTGTTCTGATTTTATTTGTGCCTGCAGCGAAAATGTGTGGAAGGCATTATGGAAGCAGAAGTATTAATGTTGCTTGCTTTATTTTTGTTCTGCTTTTCAGTGAAAGCCACCATGCCTCTGTTCACTGTAGTATTGTCTAGGATCATTCTGAAGGAAAAGCAGACGTGGACGGTAAGTGCTACGTTCTCTGTTCCCATTCTTTTATTTGGAAGTTTTCTTTCTCGCGCTAGACATTTTCTTTCAGCTGTGTTGCTCTGCTTCTCTGTGATCATAAAAATAGAGCGTGTAAGTCTGCGAGATAACGACACGCCAGACATTTTCTTTCATATGTATTGCTCTGCTTCTCTGTGATCATAAAAATAGAGCATGTAAGTGTGCAAGATAACAACCATGTGCTTACTGCAATGGTCGTTTGATTCTAAGCTCTTTGAAAATATGCATAAAATGTCCTACTTTCTAGTTTtcattgcacaaaattcttgttccTACTGTTCCAAATCAAAAGTATGCTACACATTCTTTAATCACTGTATTTACCATTTACAGTATTCaaatcacgtttttttttttttttttgttcatgtgtTTCTATGAATTACACACTGCTTGTGTAATGACTTCCCCTCTTCGTAATACTCTCTTGGGCCTTTAGGATGCTTAAATAAATTAATAATCCTAAAAAAGCTTTGTGTCAGTGAAACAAGCTTTCCCTCCATGTGCATGCAAGTTTCAAATATTTTATCCTGAACAAATAGTAAGGAAATGTATAAAAGCTATAGGATAAATCGAATCAGAGCCCAATGTCAACTGCCAGGCCCGAAAATAGGTGACGCGTGTATTTGATAACTGTGCCACATGGGCATAGAAAATGACATTGACTGCTTAATGCCTTAACCCTTCAAGATGCTGTATACACAATTGTTTACGCCAAGAAAGTACGTCAACAGCAatagcattgatgaaagtaatggtaCTTATAATGTGTCGCATGCATCTTGAAACTGttctgattggaattgtgctgcaaacTTGAATaactggttcaaaatgttttagtaaaatgagtgggaagaTTGTGTGTACTTGCTCGGTGTGAGTGtttcattgtatgtagtgggtgCACTACTTTCATTGTTTATCACAGTGTGTTGCATCAGGAATAATTTTCAAGTGCCTGGATGGGTGATTTTTAAGCCTGCTAGACATAAAATAGTGGATgttctcatatgtaatgttcCTGTAATGAGTTCTTGCATGGATTCcatgttctgtaaacttgacaaaactcactaaagaagtGAAAATgcttaatctattctgcagctgtatgtGTTTTATGATTCTGAgtatgcaagaaatgtggtgaaagtaagttttcagtcaACAGAATTCATTGGCATATGAAAGGGTTAAAGTTGAATGATATTTGGCTGCTGATACTTAAATGATAATGACATTAAAACATAATGCCACTTGTGGCATAGTACATTGTCGCACCACATTTGGCTGTCTCACTCCTAGTATTAGCAGAGAtacacataaaacacacacacacatgcataagACACATTTCTTTTGTGCAGCTGAATTATTATGCTTAACATATCTGTATTAGACCCTGTAAGGATAAGACAAAATTATTAGaaagaaatgtttatttttcatcgAAATGTACAAGGTATGCCAAGAATAAGGATAttcaaagaaaagaagaaaaaaaatatattttgcacTACAAGGTGGCAGCTCCACCTGTCTTCAGTTGTTGCATCTTGTTGCATCAAGCCTCCTGTTACGGTAACAGCGGCTTTTTCGGTATTGTAGAAGtgtaatttactaatgcagcaGAGCTGTCAAACTGTTTCTTTTCGTTATTTCATGCCAAGTTTTAGTGCATTTGAACAGTGCAATATTTATTTCAATAATGTTGTCATAATGACTAGAGCTGATAGTTTTCATTCAGTTTTGCTAATTTTCTTTACCACACTCTCTGGCTAACTGGGACAATGATGCCGTGATTAGCAGGCTGGGGTAACATAATGTCATTTCAATCTTATTTCAGTGTGCTTCTGCTAATTTATAAAGTACACTAGCTTGTAAAAGTTCCATTGTTTAAAAGCTGATAGTATTAGTTGTCAAATTCACATTGGTTCATGtttatgaaaaaaataattttttgccTAGCCCTACTTTTTGGGGCCTTTGGATGCCCGAGTTTGAGTGAGACATTGACGAGGTAGTTGTTTGAACAGCTTAGATCATTGTTAAAGGATTATTCATAAATTTTGATATATGGGCTAAAATTTGCAGAAAAATACTCCCCTCTTGTATTTCTTTTTATCCTGTGTGTTTTTGTTGTGGAGGCACATGTACACGCTGCAGAACCTTGTATTTAATTGCTGAATGGTGATGAGGTTCTGAGCTAGAGCTGCCTCTAGCTATACTAACCAGCCCTCTATGTCCCGTCGCTCAAACTTGGGTATGGGCAAGTAGAACAGTGTTCCTGATGGCGACATGATGAAAGAAGAGGCAGTGCGGTGGTAATGCTTCGGGATAATCTTAGGTGTTTGCAGCGCTGAAGTCGTACTTTCATCCGAGGTAGCGCGTATCTGTGGGTCAGGTGTCACGGGCATCATCGTGGCTGCTGGCTTGACGAGCTGGCCATATCTAATGACACGAAATGTTTCGAGCCCGCCATATGGCCGGTCACTGGGTTGTGCCAGTACCTCGTTTAGACTGTTTGTTACGAACTCAACTCCCTAGTGGTATTTGTCTCGCTGTGAGCTGGCCTGGCGAAGGAAGAAGTGGGCCTTCAGCTGCAGAAACCAGGCCACTGGGTTGCTCTTGTAGAAAGACGGAGGCGGCAGCAACGCCATCCATAAAGTTGTCTTCAGTGGGAGCTCAGGGTGTAGTTGTCATGGCGGTCCACGTCCAGGTCACCAATATGTGGAAGTCGCCAGTGAGGGCGACCACGGCTACATTTATTAAGAATCATCAGTGGCAGAGCGGCCAGGCATACTGCTTGCCCTTGGCTGCCGACTATCGTGTGTTCTGCTCGAGcgtcctcttcttctttcttaacctccatgGTTGAGGCAGATAGTAGCACTGCTACATTGTCATTGTTTTTCAAAAGAAACATGAAGGAGCTACTACGGTTTATTTGCAATTATACACTGTGAATATTTTTACGTGTGTGCACTTCTAATTCTCATTCTAGGTTCTGTCATTTTATCGATTCCTTCCATGCAagtgactggttaacatccctaccATCTTTTTTATCTATCCCTTGCTCTTCCATGCAAGAAAGTGGCAGAGAAGTTTTCAACACTTGGCAGCTTGGGCATATACCATTGAGGCCTCTCTCACAAATAGCATGGCAGTACCCTCTGTCATGTACTTCAGCTCTGTATGACGTCTTTTCACATACGTAATAGACCATCAGTCATGTTTCTCAGACAAAGCCTTACCTGTCACTCAAGCCACCCTTCAAGTGCAGGCAAATGTTTCAGAGCTCGCTTCATTGCCATCTTGTGACATCTCTTAGAAGGCACATCCAGATGTGCCAGTGTTTGAAAGAAAAGCAGCTGCATGATAAAGGTTGGTCTGTGTTAGGGTCATACGTTGAGCTAGAAACATGGGCGGCTGCAAGGCAAAAACAATGAACTGCCATGAAACGCCACTCTGCAATATCTGTTCATGCTAGATAAACTACTTGGTTCGCTGAGAGCTTGAGACCTGCATGGAGCATCTTGTTTTAATATAGTCACAAGTTAACTGTCTTTCTTATTTATTGACGTCTGTTAAAGACCAACTTCAGCATAATTTTGGACCAAGTAAAGGGCCTAGTTTCCTTTGGTTATGTATAGAGCAGCCTCCATACAAAGTCCCAGATACAAGTGTATGCATTATGAAAAGCTCACGAAGAGAAATGCTTTTAATACCGAAACTGAAAAATGTGTCGCCATTACCACTTGGCAGAAATGACACCTAGGCATGACCTCGAGATTAGGTGGCACCTGCGGTTCGCTGAAAATGTCGGAGGTGGTGTGCTGGGATATGCGACATATCCACTGACCGCCATGGTACATGCGTTGTCTGCTTAGGTACTATTTAAAGGCTGTAATAAATTATGTGTACAATTAGCAGATGTGCAGCTTTGACAAGATTGCTTTGACAGTACTACATACAACTCATTTATAATCAACTTAGCCAATGTATAAATTTGTTGCAGTTTGCCACTAAGAGGTGCACACTGTCAGTCCTTGTCTGATACCATATTCCTTCCTTTGACCTCTGAAATGCACAAACAGATGACACCACTAGGGTGATGTGGAAGCAGAATAGTACATGCTGTCCTAGACAACCGCATTGCTTTTATCATAGCCAATAACACGACAGAAAGTCTAGCTGCAAGATGTAGTGCCTCAATGCCCTGTTCATAATAAACCTAAGCACGAACAGGATGACGCAAGAAGGAGACAAGACAAGGCACTTTCTCAACTGACATCTTTATTTTCTCCTTGTCCTAACATCTTACAAGACAGGACAAGGCACATTCTCAACTGACATCTTTATTTGCTCCTTGTCCTGACATCTTACAAGCCCCTTGTCCTGACCCCTTCTTATGTCGTCCTGTTTGCACTAAGGCTTATTATGAATGCGCACTAACTAGCCCCTTCAGTGCAGTCTGCTAATCAATGCCCTGTGCCTGGTATTGAGGCACATTGACCTGCCGCAGTGGCTTGGTGGCTGTAGCATTCTgctcctgcacttatggtcacAAGATTTTAGTCTGCGATAAGCGCATTCTGACGGGGGAAAAAAATGCAAGGAAGCTCATGCACTGAGCTTTTGGTGTACTATCTACAGTCGTTAAGATGCAAATAGcagtgtgtgtgtttttttatgcAAAGTACGATGCACTGTTAATGTATGTGGCATGAAAGggtaacgaaagaaaaaaaaagaaacagtaaaaaaaatcacagcatatccacggggtgaatgatgatgagtgggcgaagctccggagggaatcatcggatctcccgcttaaggggacgctagcacaaacgcgttagaaacgtgcagtactctctagtaaggggggggagcggccacagagtcttacgcagccatttacacatgccggaacgtgcaccgcgtttgccgacgccatcacatgactgctgagagagtataccccccgtattcataaacgctcctcgacttgaacttgacttgccaccgccttgggcagcgcgttcgaaacgcgttgaaggtaaggcggagaggccacagcgtcttacaccagcttcttacacgggccgtaacgcgctagcacaaacgcgttagaaacgcgctagaaacgcggcctttcgttaatgttgggtatttattgccatcgtggtgcgtgtgtctatgtgcgcttcgtggcgtagtgggctaacgccgcgcgctcggaagcgaggggtccctggttcgattccgcgctacggacacaacttcggaatttttttctaatttttctcagactggttacacactactactacgacaacggggacggaacgggtgccgctataaggagcttcgctcctaaaagagTGCCGCCCATTTTAAAATTTTTTCTGCTAACCTATTGCACCACAAACGTTGACGATTTTTGTACAATCTAGTGGAAAGCAAAGAGAATGAAGCCGTAAGACGAACACTTATGTGTCATCAACACCTCTAGTCACACATCACTATTGGTCGTACATGTTCACGCCCCTTCATTATTAGTAGGTTGCACATAACCACGCACTCTCTGTGCACTCCACTGTTCACATTTGAATGACTGCAAATAGTACCtcaaagaaccccagttggtcgaAATTTATAGTGGACGGTCCACTAAGGTGTCTCTTATAATTTGCGTGTCATATTGTGACGTTAAATCTCATTGGTCAATCAATTGAGGCACATTGACCGAACAGAATGCTGCCAAACATCTACTAAGAAGAAATTTAACTATGAGCACACCAACAAGTCTAGCTTGTCGGTGGTTCTCTGCGGTGTGCATTTTGCCCAGAATTATATGTGGATGGTAACTGCTATGTTCCTAACTCTTTGCGAAGGGTAGCACTGACACTAGTTGTGCGGCACAAAAAGGGCCGGAAACACTAATATAATATAGCTCACGGTATCACTGCTGATTCCTTGAAAAAATGTTCTTTTGCTTCGATATTGGTGGCTGTTGTTCACTTCTGTTCATTCTTGTAATGAGTCTTATTTCCACAAATTTCTTTTCTCATCATGATAGTTCCAAACTCATTCGGTGTTATGTGTGTGGCTTTTCAAATTGATGCATCAATACTTGCAGGTCTATGCATCATTGCTGCCCATAATCTTTGGGGTTATGGTGGCAACTATGACCGAGATTTCCTTCGACATGACTGGCCTGATCAGTGCCTTGGTATCCACCATTGGCTTCTCGCTGCAGAACATATACACAAAAAAGGTTACTATTCTTCTTGTGCCTCTCATTTATATATTGTGTTGTGAAGTCATTCATGTAGCCACATTAGACTTGTGATTGCATTTGTGACATGTTATTGCATTAGGTGGGTGACACGTGATTTGCATCTGTCTATTGTGCCAATCACAAGTCTGCAATTTTATGAGATTGTGAAACTTTGTTGCATTATGCAGCGGACCTCTATTTGTACAGGGATTGACATCTGCTGGCATCTTTGTGTGGTCATGTAAACAATAATTGGGTTAACTAAGTTCATTATTAGGTCTGGAGCATCATAGTACAAAACACCAACCCATTCTTTGTTTTTGGTGTATAATGCACACATTACTTTCTCCTAACAGCCTTCTTAGGGTTCCAAGGAAATTTGAAATGAATAGCCTTTCACTTTGTTCAATATTGAATTATATATTTGAAGTCATTTCACTGCATAAAGGAAGATTTATGGTGCCTATATATGACAGTGGGTTTTCATGCTGTCCGTTTGATATTGTGCTTGAGTACTTGCTTCATTATGGTTTGCCTTACTTCTTTAGATGATGTGTGCTGTAAATTTGCATTGCATGAGCTTGCTGGAAGCGGCTTCATGCCATCTGGACACTGCCTTTTCCTTCGTGCAGGTTATTCGAGACACCAATGTTCACTACCTGCGCCTGCTGCATACATTTGCGAGGCTGGCGCTCATGTTTTTCATTCCGGTGTGGCTTCTCTTCGATGCACGTCGTTTTAGCAAGGACACTTCTTTGGTAAGGGCTTGGGGCATGCTCTTCACTAATGCCAATATCATACtaatccatgagaagggagaTGCTAAAAAGTagaattatagatccattagcttgcttttgttattgtacaaaatatttacCAAGGTAATTAGCAGTAGTATCAGGGCAACAGTTGACTTCAGACAGCCCAGCACTAACAGGTATTAACTACATTCTACCAGTACAAACATATGCAGCAGAAACTTAGTCTTTAACACCGAAGCTAAGAACCGCACAACaggcaatggaacgaaaaatatttgGGGTAAcataaagagacaggaagacagcggtgtggattagagataAAACGAGGTTAGCTggcattctagttgacattaagagggaaaattgGAGTTGTATGGGACACataatgcatagggcagataaccaaTGGTCTGTTATAGGTGCAGaataggtgccaagagaagggaagtggaGTAGGGGATGGTAGATAACtataggtggtgtgatgaaattaagaaactTGCAGTTATAAGATGGTATGTCAGCTggggtcttcgtcctgcagtggacataactattccagtaaaacacgttgttgggctagttggtgcatagctttcaaaagatgaagcgccagcagtgacagcacactaagaaggaagaaagacaggacaaagcgccttgtcctgtcttttGTGCCATTTGCATTGGTTTTACTTTTATGTGACTTTAGACATGTCTAGACCTTTAACGCTACTGTCTTCTCAGAAAATGTGCCAGTAAAACAATCAAATCTGTGAAAACTGAAAACTTGATTTTAAAAAGCTTTTGGCTTTAAATATTTCTGCCAAACAAATGTTATACAATGCTACCACAGATACTGCCAAGCTTTTGTGTGTACACACAtgctcacacacacaaacaaacaaacaagatgcATTTTGATGTGGGCAAAATGATAAAATGCTCATGTGCCTCATATTCAGGTTGTGGTTCTGGCACATataaccccagaattaaattttaaAACTTTGTCAAGAACGATGATGACGTTCAAGTTGTTGCCTTACATAAACAATGTGTCATAATCATAGTCATCACCTTGTATGAGTTTCGTGATGGCCACTGGTAGGCTGATTAGACAAGCCACACAATACACTAGTCGCCGCACTGGTTTTATGGCTTTGGCAGATGTGAGTGCAAGTTGCAAATGAACATAAAGCACATTATTCATGTGCATTAATGTTCAACTGATGATAATTAGTGTGAAATGACCAGTGCGATTTGCTTGAAATACCTTGTGTAGGTTTTTTGCTGAACTTATTAGGTGTTCAGGGATCATTTGACTGCCCTGTATGTCACATTCTATTATTTGTGATTCTGAGGTGTGCAACATGCAGAGTTTAGAAAACATAATTCATGGTATTTACCTGCTCCTTGCATTAGATTCGAGAACCAAGATTGCTCATCTGGGATGTAGGCAGATAAATGGCATGTTCATCTCGCATCTTCTTGCTCATCTATAAGCCAATGCGAAAATGTTTTCTGTTACTTTTggatcaccctgtatatttgccTTCATGAAATCCTTTGACTGCTAGAAATGTTTCTGCTCAATTTGATCTGTATGTGGAGGCCCTATCGCAAGAGTCTTGTTTAGTAAAGCTGCTTGTTTCTTCCTTTGTCTCTTGCACCACAGTTCAAGCAGTCTGACGGCATCACGGTGTTGCTGTTACTCTTTGTGGACGGGGCCCTCAACTTTGCTCAGAACCTGGTTGCGTTCACGGTGCTCAACATGGTTTCACCGCTCACTTACTCCGTCTGCAACGCGACAAAGCGGATTTCGGTCATCACCGTGTCCCTGCTCATGCTGCACAACCCCGTCACGCCCCTCAACGTCTTTGGCATGCTCACCGCTGTGTTTGGTGTCCTCTGCTACAACAAGGTACGGCTA contains the following coding sequences:
- the LOC119433487 gene encoding solute carrier family 35 member E1 homolog, with the protein product MAADASHTGEIVKVVLLCVLWYGISSGNNVVGKVVLNNFPYPLTVTMVQLFSITVYSGPAFALWGIRPYLDLEWGTYMRCIVPLACGKFFSSLTSHVSLWKVPVSYAHTVKATMPLFTVVLSRIILKEKQTWTVYASLLPIIFGVMVATMTEISFDMTGLISALVSTIGFSLQNIYTKKVIRDTNVHYLRLLHTFARLALMFFIPVWLLFDARRFSKDTSLFKQSDGITVLLLLFVDGALNFAQNLVAFTVLNMVSPLTYSVCNATKRISVITVSLLMLHNPVTPLNVFGMLTAVFGVLCYNKAKYDANKAARKALPVSSQDLNPLIKTADQHKHINGMNGTALHLLSPYNEKLMGL